CGTCGTACTCGGCGTTCTCGGACAGGTCGCCCTGGGCGCGAGCCTCGGCGATCGCATTGATCACGGCCGGGCGTTCGACCGTCTTGAGGCGGTGCAGCTCTTCCTTGAGCTTCTCGGCGCCGCGCTTGGTCAAAGGAATGGTGGCCATCAGTATCTCTCCGGCAGCAAAAAATCAGCCGCCGCCACACTCCTTCTCAGGAGGGCGGCGGCGGCCGCTGGGTTCAAGTTTGAAGTTAGTTTAGCTCTTTGTGAAGCTCCTGCACCGAATAGACCACCAGGTCGTCCAGGTGCTTCAGAGCCTCCACCGCGGCTTCACAGCCCGCCATCGTCGTGTAGTACGTGACGCGGTTGGCCAGCGCTGCCGTGCGGATGTAGCGCGAGTCGGCAATGGCCGTGCGGGTTTCATCCACCGTCGTGAAGACCAGCTGGATTTCGCCGGCCTTGATCATGTCGGCGATGTGCGGGCGACCGTCCTTGATCTTGTTGACGGTGCGCACCGGCACGCCGGCCTCGCTGATCGCCACTGCGGTGCCCCTGGTGGCCACCAACTGGAAGCCCAGCGCATGCAGTGTGCGCGCCGCCTCCACGGCACGTGCCTTGTCGCCGTTCTTCACCGTGATGCAGACCGTGCCGCTGGCAGGCAGGCGCGAGCCGGCGGCCAGCTGGCTCTTGAACATCGCCTCGCCGAAGGTCTTGCCGACGCCCATCACCTCGCCGGTCGATCGCATCTCGGGCCCCAGCACCGGATCGACGCCCGGGAACTTGTTGAACGGGAAGACGGCTTCCTTGACGCTGAAGTAAGGCGGAATCACCTCGCCCTTGACGCCCTTCTGCTCGCCCAGCTTCTGGCCCGCCATGCAGCGTGCCGCGATCTTGGCCAGCGGTTGGCCGGTCGCCTTGGAGACGTACGGCACCGTGCGCGAGGCACGCGGATTCACCTCGAGCACGTAGACGATGGCATCGCTGCCTTCGCCCTGGATGGCGAACTGCACGTTCATCAGCCCCACCACCTTGAGCGCCTTGGCCATCAGCGTGGTCTGCCGGCGCAACTCGTCCTGCAGGGACTTCGAGAGCGTGTACGGCGGCAGCGAGCAAGCGGAGTCGCCCGAGTGCACCCCGGCCTGCTCGATGTGCTCCATGATGCCGCCGATCATGACGTCCTGGCCGTCGCTGATGCAGTCCACGTCGACCTCGATCGCATCGTCGAGGAAGCGGTCCAGCAGCACCGGCGACTTCTCGGAGACCTTGACCGCCTCGCGCATGTAGCGCTCCAGGTCCTTGTCGCCGTGCACGATTTCCATCGCGCGGCCACCCAGCACATAGCTCGGGCGCACCACCAGCGGGTAGCCGATTTCCTGCGCCAGCGCCAACGCCTGCTCTTCGGTGCGGGCGGTGCGGTTGGGCGGCTGCTTCAGGCCCAGCTCGTGCAGCAACTTCTGGAAGCGCTCGCGGTCCTCGGCGATGTCGATGCTGTCCGGCGTGGTGCCGATGATGGGCACGCCATTGGCCTCGAGGTCGAGGGCCAGCTTCAGCGGCGTCTGGCCGCCGTACTGCACGATGACGCCGACCGGTTTTTCCTTGTCAACGATCTCCAGCACGTCTTCAAGCGTGACCGGCTCGAAGTAGAGGCGATCCGAGGTGTCGTAGTCGGTCGAGACCGTCTCGGGATTGCAGTTGACCATGATGGTCTCGTAGCCGTCCTCGCGCATGGCGAGGGCGGCGTGGACGCAGCAGTAGTCAAATTCGATGCCCTGCCCGATCCGGTTGGGACCACCGCCGAGCACCATGATCTTCTTCTTGTCGGTCGGCTGGGCCTCGCACTCCTCGTCATAGCTGGAGTACATGTAGGCCGTCTGCGTCTCGAATTCGGCGGCACAGGTGTCCACTCGCTTGTAGACCGGGCGGATGCCCTCGGCATGGCGGCGCTGGCGCACCGCATGCTGGTTGGTGCCCAGCAGCTTGGCCAGGCGGCGATCGGAGAAGCCCTTCTTCTTCAGGAAGCGCAGCTCCTCGGCCGACAGGCTGGCCAACGTGCGGCCGACGAGTTGCTGCTCGGTCTTCACGATCTGCTGGATCTGCGCCAGGAACCACGGATCGATCGCGGTTTCCTCGAACACCTCCTGCAGGCTCATGCCGATGCGGAACGCGTCGCCCACGAAGAGGATGCGCTCCGGGCCGGGCTCGCCGATCTCCTGCACGATCTCCTCGCGGTCGGTGCTGCGTTCGCTCAGGCCGTCGATACCGGTCTCCAGGCCTCGCAGGGCCTTCTGGAAGCTCTCCTGGAAGGTGCGGCCCATCGCCATCACCTCGCCCACCGATTTCATCTGGGTGGTCAGGCGCGAATCGGCCTCACGGAACTTCTCGAATGCGAAGCGCGGGATCTTGGTGACGACATAGTCGATGCTCGGCTCGAAGCTCGCGGGCGTCGCGCCGCCGGTGATCTCGTTGCGCAGCTCGTCGAGCGTGTAGCCCACCGCCAGCTTGGCCGCAACCTTGGCGATCGGGAAGCCGGTGGCCTTGGATGCGAGTGCCGAGGAGCGCGAGACGCGCGGGTTCATCTCGATCACGATCATGCGGCCGTTGGCCGGGTTGATCGAGAACTGCACGTTGGAGCCACCGGTGTCCACGCCGATCTCGCGCAGGATGGCCACCGAGGCATTGCGCAGCAGCTGGTATTCCTTGTCCGTCAGGGTCTGCGCCGGCGCCACGGTGATGGAGTCGCCGGTGTGGATGCCCATCGGATCCAGGTTCTCGATGGAGCAGACGATGATGCAGTTGTCCGCCTTGTCGCGGACCACTTCCATCTCGTACTCCTTCCAGCCGATCAGCGATTCCTCGATCAGCAGTTCCTTGGTCGGCGAGAGGTCGAGGCCGCGCTTGCAGATTTCCTCGAACTCCTCCGGGTTGTAGGCAATGCCGCCGCCCGTGCCGCCCAAGGTGAAGCTGGGACGAATGACGGTCGGAAAGCCCGGGCCGCCGGTCTCGGCGGCAATGCGCTTCTGCACCGTCCAGGCCTCTTCCATCGAATGCGCGATGCCGGACTTGGCCGAGTCGAGGCCGATCTTGGTCATCGCCTCCTTGAACTTCTGGCGGTCCTCGGCCTTCTCGATGGCATGCTCGTTGGCGCCGATCATCTCGACGCCGTACTTGGCCAGCACGCCATGCTTGTGCAGGTCCAGCGCGCAGTTCAGCGCGGTCTGCCCGCCCATGGTCGGCAGGATCGCGTCGGGACGCTCCTTGGCGATGATGCGCTCGACCACCTGCCAGGTGATGGGTTCAATGTAGGTGACATCGGCCATCTCGGGGTCGGTCATGATGGTGGCCGGGTTGCTGTTGACCAGCACCACCTTGTAGCCCTCCTGACGCAGCGCCTTGCAGGCCTGCGCCCCGGAGTAGTCGAACTCGCAGGCCTGACCGATGATGATCGGGCCGGCGCCGATGATGAGGATGGTCTTGAGGTCGTTCCGCTTAGGCATTCTTCTTCTCCATCAACGCCACGAAGCGGTCGAAGAGGTATCCAATGTCGCTGGGGCCGGGCGACGCCTCGGGGTGCCCCTGGAAACAGAAGGCCGGCTTGTCGGTGCGGGCCAGGCCCTGCAGCGTGCCGTCGAACAAGCTGACGTGCGTCGGACGCAGGTTGGCGGGCAGCGAGGCCTCGTCCACCGCGAAGCCATGGTTCTGGCTGGTGATGCTGACGCGGCCGGAGTCGAGGTCCTTGACCGGGTGGTTGGCACCGTGGTGGCCGAACTTCATCTTGAAGGTCTTGGCACCTGAGGCCAGCGCCATGATCTGGTGACCCAGGCAGATGCCGAAGGTCGGGATGCCTCGCTCGATCAGCTCGCGCGACGCCTGGATGGCGTAGTCGCACGGCTCGGGGTCGCCAGGGCCGTTGCTGAGGAAGATGCCGTCGGGCTGGTGCTTGAGGGCCTCGGCCGCAGGCGTCGTGGCGGGCAGCACCGTGACCTTGCACCCCCGCTCGGCCAGCATGCGCAGGATGTTGCGCTTGACGCCGAAGTCATAGGCCACGACGTGGAAGCGCGGGGTCTCGACGCGGCCATAGCCTTCGCCCAGCTTCCACTCGTTCTCGGTCCAGTCGTAGCGCTCGTTCACGCTCACCACCTTCGCCAGGTCCAGCCCTGCCATGCTCGGCGCAGCCTTGGCCTTGGCGATCGCATCATCGATGTGGGCCTGCGTGATCTCCTGGCCGGCCGGCAGCGCCAGGATGCAGCCATTCTGCGCGCCCGTGGTACGCAGGATGCGGGTCAGGCGACGGGTATCGATGTCGGCGATCGCCACCGTGCCCTCCTGCTGGAGGTACTGGGGCAGCGTCCGCGTCATGCGGAAGTTTGATTCGAGAACCGGCAGATCCTTGATGATCAAGCCGGCGGCATGGACTTTCGGCGCCTCGATATCCTCTTCATTCACGCCCACGTTGCCGATGTGCGGATACGTCAGGGTGACGATCTGCCGGCAGTAGCTGGGGTCGGTGAGGATTTCCTGATAGCCGGTGAGCGCGGTGTTGAACACCACTTCACCGACCGTATGACCGGCTGCGCCGATCGAGGTGCCACGAAAGACCGTGCCGTCTGCGAGTGCGAGGAGTGCTTGGGGCAGTTGCGGCAGCACGGGATACTCTCCGTAGGTGTGTGCACGCCCAGCTCTGCTCGACAAGCAGCGCTCCAGTCGATGGACGTCGACCGGGGTGGAAACGACAGGGGGTTTCGCTAGGCGGGGGTGGTTGCAGGTAAACCGCGGAATTATAGCCTGCGGGCACGACTTCCTGGCAGCCTGCGCCTGCAGCGGCCTTCGACGCCCCGACAACAGGCACCGGAACGCGAAAGCCTCTCACTCTCATGCGCAGCCCATGCACCGCGAGTCGGGTTAGGCGGCCGCGCACTTGGAGCTCGGCAATCGAAGCCCCACAATCCGCCGACGATTCACCACTACAAGAAGGACAGGAGCCCCGATGAAAGGCGATCCGAAAGTCATCGAACACCTGAACGCGCAGCTGAAGAACGAGCTGACCGCGATCAACCAGTACTTCCTCCATTACCGCATCCTGCAGCACTGGGGCTTCGACAAGCTGGCGAAGAAGGAGTACGCCGAGTCGATCGGCGAGATGAAGCATGCCGACAAGCTCATGGCCCGCATCCTGATGCTGGACGGCCTGCCCAACCTGCAAGACCTGGGCAAGCTGATGATCGGTGAAGAGGTGCTCGAAGTCCTGCAATGCGACTTGCGGCTGGAGCAAGGCGCACAGGCCACCATCAAGGATGGCATCGCCTATTGCGAGTCGGTGCGCGACTATGTCTCGCGCGACCTGCTGCAGGAGATCCTCGACGACACCGAGGAGCACATCGACTTCCTCGAAACCCAGCTGGACCTGGCCAGCAAGGTGGGCCTGCAGAACTACATGCAGTCCATCATGGCCGAGGTG
This genomic stretch from Eleftheria terrae harbors:
- the carB gene encoding carbamoyl-phosphate synthase large subunit translates to MPKRNDLKTILIIGAGPIIIGQACEFDYSGAQACKALRQEGYKVVLVNSNPATIMTDPEMADVTYIEPITWQVVERIIAKERPDAILPTMGGQTALNCALDLHKHGVLAKYGVEMIGANEHAIEKAEDRQKFKEAMTKIGLDSAKSGIAHSMEEAWTVQKRIAAETGGPGFPTVIRPSFTLGGTGGGIAYNPEEFEEICKRGLDLSPTKELLIEESLIGWKEYEMEVVRDKADNCIIVCSIENLDPMGIHTGDSITVAPAQTLTDKEYQLLRNASVAILREIGVDTGGSNVQFSINPANGRMIVIEMNPRVSRSSALASKATGFPIAKVAAKLAVGYTLDELRNEITGGATPASFEPSIDYVVTKIPRFAFEKFREADSRLTTQMKSVGEVMAMGRTFQESFQKALRGLETGIDGLSERSTDREEIVQEIGEPGPERILFVGDAFRIGMSLQEVFEETAIDPWFLAQIQQIVKTEQQLVGRTLASLSAEELRFLKKKGFSDRRLAKLLGTNQHAVRQRRHAEGIRPVYKRVDTCAAEFETQTAYMYSSYDEECEAQPTDKKKIMVLGGGPNRIGQGIEFDYCCVHAALAMREDGYETIMVNCNPETVSTDYDTSDRLYFEPVTLEDVLEIVDKEKPVGVIVQYGGQTPLKLALDLEANGVPIIGTTPDSIDIAEDRERFQKLLHELGLKQPPNRTARTEEQALALAQEIGYPLVVRPSYVLGGRAMEIVHGDKDLERYMREAVKVSEKSPVLLDRFLDDAIEVDVDCISDGQDVMIGGIMEHIEQAGVHSGDSACSLPPYTLSKSLQDELRRQTTLMAKALKVVGLMNVQFAIQGEGSDAIVYVLEVNPRASRTVPYVSKATGQPLAKIAARCMAGQKLGEQKGVKGEVIPPYFSVKEAVFPFNKFPGVDPVLGPEMRSTGEVMGVGKTFGEAMFKSQLAAGSRLPASGTVCITVKNGDKARAVEAARTLHALGFQLVATRGTAVAISEAGVPVRTVNKIKDGRPHIADMIKAGEIQLVFTTVDETRTAIADSRYIRTAALANRVTYYTTMAGCEAAVEALKHLDDLVVYSVQELHKELN
- the carA gene encoding glutamine-hydrolyzing carbamoyl-phosphate synthase small subunit: MLPQLPQALLALADGTVFRGTSIGAAGHTVGEVVFNTALTGYQEILTDPSYCRQIVTLTYPHIGNVGVNEEDIEAPKVHAAGLIIKDLPVLESNFRMTRTLPQYLQQEGTVAIADIDTRRLTRILRTTGAQNGCILALPAGQEITQAHIDDAIAKAKAAPSMAGLDLAKVVSVNERYDWTENEWKLGEGYGRVETPRFHVVAYDFGVKRNILRMLAERGCKVTVLPATTPAAEALKHQPDGIFLSNGPGDPEPCDYAIQASRELIERGIPTFGICLGHQIMALASGAKTFKMKFGHHGANHPVKDLDSGRVSITSQNHGFAVDEASLPANLRPTHVSLFDGTLQGLARTDKPAFCFQGHPEASPGPSDIGYLFDRFVALMEKKNA
- the bfr gene encoding bacterioferritin encodes the protein MKGDPKVIEHLNAQLKNELTAINQYFLHYRILQHWGFDKLAKKEYAESIGEMKHADKLMARILMLDGLPNLQDLGKLMIGEEVLEVLQCDLRLEQGAQATIKDGIAYCESVRDYVSRDLLQEILDDTEEHIDFLETQLDLASKVGLQNYMQSIMAEVA